One Aneurinibacillus migulanus genomic region harbors:
- a CDS encoding DUF3679 domain-containing protein: MKLAAKFFLLVGVLFVGILCGINLAEKGIQRIEGASDQPVKGFYIKKVESGRFEVEVLGKQVVTENTLSAARTSSENWISHTGNSVRNWVVTATRNMMEWVMDKL; the protein is encoded by the coding sequence GTGAAGCTGGCCGCCAAATTCTTTTTGCTTGTCGGAGTCTTATTTGTAGGTATTCTGTGCGGCATTAATCTGGCGGAAAAAGGCATCCAGCGCATTGAAGGAGCCTCGGATCAGCCAGTGAAAGGATTTTATATTAAGAAGGTAGAGAGCGGGCGTTTTGAAGTAGAAGTGCTGGGCAAACAGGTCGTAACGGAAAATACATTGTCTGCTGCACGAACGTCAAGCGAGAATTGGATTAGTCATACAGGGAACAGTGTACGAAATTGGGTAGTTACTGCTACGCGTAATATGATGGAATGGGTTATGGATAAGCTATAA
- a CDS encoding M24 family metallopeptidase, which produces MSIYLERLNRVREELQSLGAEAALITSPLSVAYLTGFMCDPHERFLGLLLQDNKAVLFLPSLEKEKAESELGSTDTLIQEIVGIQDTDNPYTKVKQNSRAAVRCIAVEKEYIKLSQAEQLSSVFENSTLVNVGGFISKLRNRKSADEILKIKAAAELVEEVLAEGLKKVKADITEIELVAELEYIMKKKGADAPAFDTMVLAGANSALPHGVPGKTQVKQGEFLLFDLGVFKDGYCSDITRTFVIGEPSTKLEHMYDTVLAAEEAAIRAVQIGRPLAEVDRAARDIIEGAGYGQYFTHRIGHGLGMEVHEYPSVHGANEEVMEAGAVFTIEPGIYVPGVGGVRIEDDIHVTDYGAEVLTSFPKTLTRLDI; this is translated from the coding sequence ATGAGTATATATTTGGAGCGATTGAACAGAGTGCGCGAGGAACTGCAAAGCCTGGGGGCAGAAGCTGCCCTCATTACTTCTCCATTATCAGTGGCGTATCTGACCGGATTTATGTGTGATCCGCATGAACGTTTTCTTGGTCTTTTGCTTCAGGATAATAAAGCGGTACTATTCTTGCCTTCACTGGAGAAGGAAAAAGCGGAATCAGAGCTGGGCAGCACGGATACACTGATTCAGGAGATTGTAGGTATACAGGATACAGATAATCCGTACACCAAGGTGAAACAGAACAGCAGGGCTGCTGTCCGGTGTATAGCAGTAGAAAAAGAATATATAAAGCTAAGCCAGGCGGAGCAATTAAGCTCGGTGTTTGAGAATTCCACTCTTGTGAATGTGGGTGGCTTTATTTCGAAACTACGCAACCGAAAATCAGCTGATGAAATTTTGAAAATCAAAGCCGCGGCAGAGTTGGTGGAGGAGGTGTTGGCAGAAGGATTGAAAAAGGTTAAAGCAGATATAACAGAAATAGAGTTAGTAGCCGAACTTGAGTACATAATGAAGAAGAAAGGAGCAGATGCACCTGCATTTGACACGATGGTGCTTGCGGGAGCTAATTCCGCACTTCCACACGGTGTTCCGGGAAAGACACAGGTGAAGCAAGGGGAATTTCTGCTGTTTGATCTCGGTGTGTTTAAGGATGGATACTGTTCAGATATTACCCGTACATTCGTGATAGGCGAACCTTCGACAAAGCTGGAGCATATGTACGATACAGTGCTCGCGGCGGAAGAGGCGGCCATTCGTGCTGTACAAATCGGGCGCCCGCTGGCCGAAGTAGACCGTGCAGCGCGTGATATAATTGAGGGTGCAGGCTATGGACAGTATTTCACTCATCGCATTGGTCACGGGCTTGGCATGGAGGTGCACGAATATCCTTCTGTTCATGGAGCCAATGAAGAGGTGATGGAGGCTGGTGCTGTATTTACGATTGAGCCGGGCATTTATGTACCGGGTGTAGGCGGCGTCCGGATCGAGGATGATATACATGTTACTGACTACGGGGCTGAGGTTCTGACTTCATTTCCGAAGACTTTAACACGTCTCGATATTTAA
- the lepA gene encoding translation elongation factor 4 translates to MDRRQRQEKIRNFSIIAHIDHGKSTLADRILEFTGALTERERENQFLDQMDLERERGITIKLNAVQLKYKAKDGEEYILHLIDTPGHVDFTYEVSRSLAACEGALLVVDAAQGIEAQTLANVYLALDNDLEILPVINKIDLPSAEPERVKQEVEDVIGLDTSDAVLASAKAGIGIEEILEQVVSKVPAPTGDPDAPLKALIFDSLYDAYRGVIAYVRIVDGTVKKGSKIKMMATGSVFEVTEVGTHAPFPKQVDELTVGDVGFIAASIKTVRDTRVGDTITLAENPASEPLPGYRKVNPMVFSGMYPVDSADYNDLREALEKLQLNDASLQFEPETSQALGFGFRCGFLGMLHMEIIQERIEREFDIPLITTAPSVIYHVTKTDGEEISIENPSNMPEQQKIDFIEEPYVKSSIMVPKDFVGAIMDLCQRKRGDFIDMQYIDETRVQIVYEMPLAEIVFEFFDQLKSSTKGYASFDYELVGYKKSKLVKMDIMLNGEVVDALSFIVHRDTAYQRGRVLCEKLKDLIPRQMFEVPIQAAIGHKIIARETIKAMRKNVLAKCYGGDISRKRKLLEKQKEGKKRMKSVGSVEVPQEAFMAVLKMDE, encoded by the coding sequence ATGGATCGCAGACAAAGACAGGAGAAAATCAGAAACTTCTCCATCATCGCTCACATTGACCACGGTAAATCGACGCTGGCTGACCGGATTCTCGAATTTACCGGCGCGTTGACCGAACGAGAGCGGGAAAATCAGTTCCTAGACCAAATGGATTTGGAAAGGGAACGCGGCATTACGATTAAGCTGAATGCCGTTCAGCTGAAATATAAAGCGAAAGACGGTGAAGAGTACATTCTTCATCTGATTGATACACCAGGACACGTCGACTTTACGTACGAAGTATCCCGCAGCTTAGCCGCCTGTGAAGGCGCTCTGCTCGTCGTGGATGCGGCGCAAGGAATTGAAGCTCAGACGCTGGCCAATGTGTATCTGGCGCTGGATAATGACCTGGAAATTCTGCCGGTGATTAATAAAATCGATCTGCCAAGCGCAGAACCGGAGCGCGTCAAGCAGGAAGTTGAAGATGTAATCGGTCTCGATACAAGCGACGCAGTGCTCGCTTCGGCTAAAGCTGGTATCGGAATCGAAGAGATTCTGGAGCAAGTAGTGTCAAAGGTGCCCGCTCCAACCGGTGACCCAGATGCACCGCTGAAGGCGCTCATCTTCGACTCTTTATATGATGCGTACCGTGGCGTCATCGCTTATGTGCGTATAGTGGACGGCACTGTGAAAAAAGGCTCGAAAATTAAAATGATGGCAACCGGCAGTGTATTCGAAGTTACTGAAGTTGGTACACACGCCCCGTTTCCGAAACAAGTAGACGAACTAACGGTGGGCGATGTAGGCTTTATCGCTGCAAGTATCAAAACAGTTCGCGACACAAGGGTTGGGGATACGATTACTTTGGCTGAAAATCCGGCAAGCGAACCGCTACCGGGCTATCGTAAAGTAAATCCGATGGTATTCAGCGGTATGTATCCGGTGGATAGTGCGGATTACAACGATCTGCGCGAAGCGCTGGAGAAATTGCAGCTGAACGACGCATCGCTGCAGTTTGAGCCGGAGACGTCGCAGGCGCTCGGCTTTGGTTTCCGTTGCGGCTTTTTAGGTATGCTGCATATGGAGATTATTCAGGAGCGTATCGAACGTGAATTCGACATTCCGCTAATCACGACGGCCCCGAGTGTTATCTATCATGTAACAAAAACGGATGGCGAAGAAATTTCTATTGAGAATCCGTCGAACATGCCAGAACAGCAAAAAATAGATTTCATTGAAGAGCCGTACGTGAAGTCCTCGATTATGGTGCCGAAAGATTTTGTCGGCGCAATCATGGACTTATGTCAGCGTAAGCGCGGCGATTTCATTGATATGCAGTACATTGACGAGACGCGCGTGCAGATTGTGTATGAGATGCCACTGGCTGAGATTGTTTTTGAGTTCTTTGATCAGTTGAAGTCAAGCACGAAAGGATATGCGTCGTTTGACTATGAACTGGTTGGCTATAAAAAATCCAAACTGGTAAAAATGGATATTATGCTGAACGGTGAAGTGGTGGATGCCTTGTCCTTTATCGTACACCGGGATACTGCTTACCAGCGCGGACGCGTACTATGCGAGAAGTTAAAGGATTTGATTCCGCGACAAATGTTTGAGGTGCCGATACAGGCGGCCATCGGTCATAAGATTATTGCGCGTGAAACAATTAAGGCGATGCGCAAAAATGTACTTGCCAAGTGCTACGGCGGTGATATTTCCCGTAAGCGAAAGCTGCTCGAGAAGCAGAAGGAAGGGAAAAAGCGCATGAAATCCGTAGGAAGCGTAGAAGTACCGCAGGAAGCATTTATGGCAGTACTGAAAATGGACGAATAA
- the hemW gene encoding radical SAM family heme chaperone HemW, which yields MTKAVYIHIPFCTNKCYYCDFNSYVTKNPQLVWDYLDALNKEMEETVRRFPPGEIKTIFVGGGTPTFLDPKQMAHFLETVRRHFPQWSADIEFTMEANPGTTDIEKLSIMREGGVNRISFGVQSFDDRLLKRIGRIHDSEQVLRSLENAKRTGFDNISIDLIFGLPDQTVAHFQDTLDKAFGLDLPHFSSYSLKVEENTLFHTLYEKDQLPLPTEDEEVLMYERLMEQMAKRGYRQYEISNFARPGFESRHNMTYWRNEYYYGIGAGAHGYVNGERHVNASPLAQYMQLTVEKGLPRVEQFTVSGSEQMEDHMIMGLRMMEGVSASDFQHRYGITLQEQFSPVIDELTALGLLMWSGDRLHLTRRGIPLGNEVFARFLGLVDKV from the coding sequence ATGACGAAGGCCGTGTATATCCACATTCCGTTTTGCACGAATAAATGCTACTATTGTGATTTTAATTCGTATGTAACGAAGAATCCGCAATTGGTGTGGGATTACCTGGATGCTTTAAATAAAGAAATGGAAGAAACGGTGCGAAGGTTCCCACCGGGAGAGATTAAAACGATTTTTGTTGGGGGAGGAACGCCAACGTTTCTCGATCCGAAACAGATGGCGCATTTCCTTGAGACGGTACGTCGGCACTTCCCGCAGTGGAGCGCAGATATAGAATTTACGATGGAGGCTAACCCTGGAACGACCGATATAGAGAAGTTGTCGATTATGAGAGAGGGCGGCGTGAACAGGATTAGCTTTGGGGTACAATCATTTGATGATCGTTTGCTGAAGCGAATCGGGCGAATCCATGATAGTGAACAAGTATTACGCAGCCTGGAAAATGCGAAGAGAACAGGCTTTGATAATATTTCGATCGACTTGATTTTCGGTCTGCCTGACCAGACGGTTGCACATTTTCAAGATACACTGGACAAGGCGTTTGGACTTGACTTGCCTCATTTTTCTTCCTACAGTCTGAAAGTGGAAGAGAATACGCTGTTTCATACATTATACGAAAAAGACCAGCTTCCTCTGCCGACAGAGGATGAAGAAGTCCTCATGTATGAACGATTAATGGAGCAGATGGCGAAGCGCGGGTACCGTCAATATGAAATCAGCAACTTCGCCAGGCCCGGCTTTGAGAGCCGTCATAATATGACATATTGGCGTAATGAGTATTATTATGGCATCGGGGCGGGGGCACACGGCTATGTGAATGGAGAGAGACATGTTAATGCCAGTCCGCTCGCGCAGTATATGCAGCTTACAGTCGAGAAGGGACTGCCGCGAGTTGAACAGTTTACTGTGAGCGGTTCTGAACAGATGGAAGACCATATGATTATGGGACTAAGAATGATGGAAGGCGTATCCGCAAGCGATTTTCAGCATCGATACGGCATAACGCTTCAAGAGCAATTCAGTCCAGTTATCGATGAGCTTACTGCGCTTGGTCTGCTTATGTGGAGCGGGGATCGCTTGCATCTTACCCGTCGTGGCATTCCATTAGGGAACGA